A genomic stretch from Bdellovibrionales bacterium includes:
- the era gene encoding GTPase Era, with amino-acid sequence MSYKAGFLGLIGQPNAGKSTLMNYLVREKVSIVTEKPQTTRRRVLGVWSTDEGQIVFVDAPGLINADKGLNGFLSQEAEDVIGQSDALLAILSVDEKNPEDADKVIKMVSASGKPWAGVITKSDIEEKQHRIMILKRMIEQAGGKAFQVSAKDIDGDQENREALLIEFLTMMPDSPAPLYDIELFTPHNVRDLVAEVIREKCFEFIHQEIPFSMAVRILKFDEDAQPCPKIYAEILVAKENHKAIVIGKGAANLKEIGTAARKEIEQLVGGKVFLDLKVQFKADWFNNKRIMQELGYVRNNEE; translated from the coding sequence ATGAGTTATAAAGCAGGATTTCTAGGACTGATTGGTCAGCCAAACGCGGGGAAGAGCACGCTCATGAACTATCTCGTTCGCGAGAAAGTTTCCATTGTCACAGAGAAGCCGCAAACCACTCGTCGTCGCGTTTTGGGTGTTTGGAGTACCGACGAAGGCCAGATCGTTTTTGTTGATGCTCCGGGCTTGATTAACGCCGACAAGGGTCTGAATGGTTTCCTTTCACAGGAAGCAGAAGATGTGATCGGGCAGTCCGATGCATTGCTCGCGATCTTGAGTGTGGATGAGAAAAACCCTGAAGACGCTGATAAAGTCATCAAGATGGTTTCTGCAAGCGGAAAACCATGGGCCGGCGTTATCACAAAGTCTGATATCGAAGAAAAACAACATCGCATCATGATCTTAAAGCGCATGATTGAGCAAGCTGGCGGTAAAGCGTTCCAGGTGTCGGCAAAAGACATCGATGGCGATCAAGAAAATCGCGAAGCTCTATTAATCGAGTTTCTGACGATGATGCCTGATAGTCCTGCGCCGTTGTACGATATCGAGCTCTTTACGCCGCACAATGTGCGTGACCTCGTTGCGGAAGTGATCCGCGAAAAGTGCTTTGAGTTCATTCATCAAGAGATTCCGTTCAGCATGGCTGTGCGTATCTTGAAATTTGATGAAGATGCGCAGCCTTGTCCGAAGATCTATGCTGAGATTCTCGTGGCTAAAGAAAATCACAAGGCGATTGTGATCGGTAAAGGGGCTGCGAACCTTAAAGAAATCGGCACAGCCGCTCGTAAAGAGATCGAGCAGCTCGTGGGTGGAAAAGTATTCTTGGATTTGAAAGTTCAGTTTAAAGCGGACTGGTTTAATAATAAGCGCATCATGCAGGAGTTGGGATATGTCCGAAATAATGAAGAGTGA
- the rnc gene encoding ribonuclease III — translation MTELEKKLSYKFKKSELLERALTHKSFAHELRERCDHNEKLEFLGDAVLDLVLGEFLMERFPGDGEGGLSKKRASLVNEEVLSKLSSVLELPKYLHLGKGESMTGGAQKPRLLASAYEALLGAIFLDGGFESARDFVRRDFIKLVEEIDPTQDFEKDYKTRLQEVMQKETKEAPIYELIGEDGPPHDRTFTVCVRVRETNLATGTGRSKKIAEQEAAKKALELLPKEKST, via the coding sequence ATGACCGAACTAGAGAAAAAACTTTCGTATAAGTTTAAGAAAAGCGAACTGCTTGAGCGTGCACTCACTCACAAGAGCTTTGCGCACGAATTGCGTGAGCGCTGTGATCACAACGAGAAGCTTGAGTTCCTGGGGGACGCGGTCTTGGACCTTGTTCTTGGAGAGTTTCTGATGGAACGCTTTCCCGGAGACGGGGAGGGGGGGCTCTCTAAGAAGCGCGCAAGCCTTGTCAATGAAGAGGTGCTCTCGAAGTTATCATCTGTTTTGGAGTTACCAAAATACCTCCACCTTGGAAAGGGTGAAAGTATGACAGGCGGGGCGCAGAAGCCACGTTTACTTGCTTCAGCCTACGAAGCGCTTTTAGGGGCGATTTTCTTGGACGGAGGCTTTGAATCGGCGCGCGATTTTGTACGCCGCGATTTTATAAAGCTGGTTGAAGAGATCGACCCGACTCAGGATTTTGAAAAGGATTATAAAACCCGTCTGCAGGAAGTAATGCAGAAAGAAACAAAAGAGGCGCCGATTTACGAATTGATTGGTGAAGACGGCCCTCCACATGATCGCACTTTCACGGTTTGTGTCCGCGTGAGAGAGACTAATCTAGCGACTGGAACAGGACGTAGTAAAAAGATCGCCGAGCAAGAAGCGGCGAAAAAGGCTCTCGAGTTATTGCCGAAGGAGAAAAGTACATGA
- the mtaB gene encoding tRNA (N(6)-L-threonylcarbamoyladenosine(37)-C(2))-methylthiotransferase MtaB, with translation MKFQVHTFGCKVNTYDAGLLQKNLQSNGFTYQDGDPRIHVLNTCAVTAEATKEAVRYIRRLKVRDPFCTVVVTGCAAQVDTGSFENLPGADLVVANSHKGQLPELLNKYFKGDLTEKVFKSNIFKKEDLEMGGGIEKSHTRTFLKIQDGCNSFCTYCIIPYARGKSRSIPVADLVARVNDLYAEGVREAVLTGVHIGDYEDEKFGKKLVLEDLVEHLLAKTKMPRFRLSSLEPVELSERLLDLYQDDKMCPHFHMSIQSANTDVLDKMKRKYTQNDVMHALNQIDKRVKNAFVGMDVIVGFPTETHEQFEDTYLTLAELPWTKIHVFPYSERPGTRAVTYDVTVPNEERVRRASRLRELSLHRFETLAKAQVGTQKKVLVLKNSAKGGQALSRDYWPVQIIGADEFIGHWSGQEVDVKILKYENSTKNRMEGHLVGEILA, from the coding sequence ATGAAATTCCAGGTCCACACATTTGGTTGTAAAGTGAACACGTACGATGCAGGCCTCTTGCAAAAGAACCTGCAAAGTAATGGCTTTACATACCAAGACGGGGACCCGCGTATTCATGTTCTCAACACGTGTGCTGTGACCGCGGAAGCAACCAAAGAAGCTGTCAGATACATTCGCCGCTTGAAAGTGCGCGATCCGTTCTGCACAGTGGTTGTCACCGGTTGTGCGGCCCAAGTCGATACCGGTTCATTTGAGAATCTTCCTGGAGCTGATCTTGTTGTGGCTAACTCCCACAAGGGTCAGTTGCCCGAGCTTCTCAATAAGTATTTTAAAGGCGATCTTACGGAGAAGGTCTTTAAATCTAATATCTTTAAAAAAGAAGACCTTGAAATGGGCGGCGGGATTGAGAAGTCCCACACGCGCACGTTTTTGAAAATTCAAGACGGTTGCAATAGCTTCTGCACTTACTGCATTATTCCCTATGCTCGCGGTAAGTCCCGCAGTATTCCTGTTGCGGACCTCGTTGCCCGCGTGAATGACCTCTACGCTGAAGGCGTTCGTGAAGCGGTTCTAACCGGCGTTCATATTGGCGACTATGAAGACGAGAAGTTCGGTAAGAAGCTGGTTCTTGAGGACCTCGTTGAGCATCTTTTGGCGAAAACTAAAATGCCACGCTTCCGTTTGTCCTCTTTAGAGCCGGTGGAGCTCTCGGAGCGTTTGCTGGATCTCTATCAAGACGACAAGATGTGCCCGCACTTCCATATGAGTATTCAAAGTGCGAATACGGATGTGCTCGACAAGATGAAGCGTAAGTATACCCAAAACGATGTGATGCATGCTCTTAATCAAATCGATAAACGCGTAAAGAACGCTTTTGTCGGTATGGACGTGATTGTCGGATTCCCCACTGAAACTCATGAGCAGTTTGAAGACACTTATCTCACACTTGCAGAACTTCCTTGGACGAAGATTCACGTCTTCCCATACAGCGAACGTCCAGGCACGCGGGCTGTAACTTATGACGTGACCGTGCCAAATGAAGAGCGCGTTCGCCGTGCTTCACGTTTGCGAGAACTGAGTCTTCACCGTTTTGAGACGCTAGCGAAAGCTCAAGTGGGAACTCAAAAGAAGGTCTTGGTTCTTAAGAACTCGGCAAAAGGTGGTCAGGCGCTCAGCCGTGATTACTGGCCGGTGCAAATCATCGGAGCTGACGAGTTTATCGGTCACTGGTCGGGGCAAGAGGTCGATGTTAAAATTTTGAAATACGAAAATTCCACTAAGAATCGCATGGAAGGACATCTCGTCGGGGAGATTCTTGCATGA
- the mnmA gene encoding tRNA 2-thiouridine(34) synthase MnmA: protein MSGGVDSSAAAALLVEQGYEVVGATMQVWDYTTCDIEEGHGTCCSSIDVDDARDVADRLGIPFYVLNCEAKFRAAVIDPFLKAYLDGQTPLPCVNCNTYLKFDHLIRKMKELECDYLATGHYAQIVQDENGKSHIQTSVDDWKDQTYFLFTIDPEIVPKLLFPIGHMKKPDVRAYAEKVGLLNARKKDSVGICFVGGQGYDNFIASQVDKAVLDSKKGLLKRYPNGEVMGRHNGIHTFTIGQSKGLGIDHHEKMFVLKIESDTNTVWIGDEQYLFASEVDVIEPKLLSDVQDGEEMNVKIRYSTKGYPAQVFKTSTGFKVKFKTPQRAITPGQAAVFYRDKQLVGGGWITL from the coding sequence ATGAGTGGGGGCGTAGACAGCTCTGCTGCTGCGGCCCTTTTGGTGGAACAAGGTTATGAAGTTGTCGGAGCTACGATGCAAGTGTGGGATTACACCACCTGCGATATCGAAGAAGGCCACGGCACTTGTTGTTCGAGTATTGACGTGGACGACGCCCGCGATGTGGCGGATCGTCTGGGGATTCCGTTTTATGTTTTGAACTGCGAAGCAAAGTTCCGTGCGGCAGTGATTGATCCTTTCCTGAAGGCTTATCTGGACGGCCAGACACCGCTTCCGTGCGTGAATTGCAATACGTATCTGAAGTTTGATCACTTGATCCGTAAAATGAAAGAACTTGAGTGTGATTACTTGGCAACAGGTCATTACGCTCAGATCGTTCAAGATGAAAACGGCAAATCGCACATTCAAACAAGTGTCGATGACTGGAAAGATCAGACGTATTTCTTGTTTACGATCGATCCAGAGATCGTGCCGAAATTATTATTCCCGATCGGCCACATGAAAAAACCGGACGTGCGCGCTTACGCGGAAAAAGTCGGTTTGCTCAACGCTCGCAAAAAAGATTCTGTGGGTATTTGTTTTGTCGGCGGTCAAGGTTACGATAATTTTATCGCTTCACAAGTCGATAAAGCGGTTTTGGATTCTAAAAAAGGTCTCCTCAAGCGCTACCCAAATGGTGAAGTGATGGGCCGTCATAACGGAATCCACACCTTCACGATTGGTCAATCTAAAGGCTTGGGGATTGATCATCACGAAAAGATGTTTGTGCTTAAAATCGAATCTGACACCAACACAGTGTGGATTGGTGATGAACAATACCTCTTTGCTAGCGAAGTCGATGTGATTGAGCCGAAGCTTTTGTCGGATGTTCAAGACGGCGAAGAGATGAACGTAAAAATCCGCTATTCAACCAAAGGCTATCCGGCGCAAGTTTTTAAGACAAGCACGGGTTTTAAAGTAAAATTCAAAACCCCTCAGCGTGCGATCACTCCGGGCCAAGCCGCGGTATTCTATCGTGACAAACAACTCGTGGGAGGCGGATGGATCACTCTGTAG
- a CDS encoding cysteine desulfurase: MDELRTLYSLKANYFDHNATTPVSDDVIAAVPEFLQAWGNPSSIHWAGRQPKNILRDTRQSLAKNLSCHPLEIVFTSGGSESNNTVLKGVFDYYQTTSFKPELARRTHYMCSEVEHPSIIKTMAHLKSLGARVDFIPVNRQGVIDMDFFRAHLTEETALVSVMFANNETGNVFPVAEMARLAHEKGALFHSDCVQAFGKVPVNLQTLGVDFASFSGHKFYSIKGSGFFFSKRGSNFASLIDGGAQERHRRGGTENVLGIACLGVMAEKLPEVAEHAKAVGELRDHMEKRILAEISGAVVTAGESPRLPNTSSLVIPGVDGETMLMSLDIKGYAVSTGAACSSGNPEPSPVLLAMGLSRQEAQSSLRVSLGWGNSLTQVDEFVETLKAVVDRLRKIEAESEVKHV, from the coding sequence ATGGACGAACTCCGCACACTTTACTCACTCAAAGCGAACTACTTTGATCACAACGCCACCACTCCGGTGAGCGATGACGTCATTGCGGCGGTGCCTGAGTTTCTTCAAGCTTGGGGAAATCCCAGCTCGATACACTGGGCTGGACGTCAGCCTAAGAATATTCTGCGCGACACTCGTCAGTCACTTGCAAAAAATCTGAGCTGCCATCCGCTCGAGATCGTCTTCACAAGCGGCGGCTCTGAATCCAACAACACAGTTCTGAAGGGCGTGTTTGATTACTATCAAACGACTTCGTTTAAGCCGGAGCTCGCGCGCCGTACGCACTACATGTGCTCGGAAGTGGAGCATCCAAGCATCATCAAGACGATGGCCCATTTAAAATCTTTGGGCGCCCGCGTGGATTTCATTCCTGTGAATCGTCAGGGCGTGATCGATATGGATTTCTTCCGCGCTCATCTTACGGAAGAAACAGCGTTGGTTTCTGTGATGTTTGCAAATAACGAAACCGGCAATGTCTTTCCGGTGGCTGAGATGGCAAGGCTTGCCCACGAAAAAGGCGCGCTCTTTCACTCTGACTGCGTGCAAGCCTTCGGTAAAGTGCCAGTGAATTTACAAACTCTCGGTGTGGATTTCGCTTCGTTCTCAGGACATAAATTTTATTCCATCAAAGGCAGCGGCTTTTTCTTCTCAAAGCGCGGTTCGAACTTCGCGTCGCTGATTGATGGCGGAGCTCAAGAGCGTCATCGTCGCGGCGGCACTGAGAACGTGCTTGGTATCGCTTGCCTTGGCGTGATGGCTGAAAAACTTCCGGAAGTGGCTGAGCATGCAAAGGCCGTGGGTGAGCTTCGTGATCACATGGAAAAAAGAATTCTTGCTGAAATCTCGGGCGCGGTTGTGACGGCGGGTGAAAGTCCACGTTTGCCAAACACGTCGAGTTTAGTCATTCCGGGCGTTGACGGTGAAACGATGCTGATGAGTCTTGATATCAAGGGCTACGCGGTCAGCACAGGCGCTGCATGCAGCAGTGGCAATCCCGAACCAAGTCCGGTATTGCTCGCGATGGGGCTTTCTCGTCAAGAGGCGCAGAGCAGTCTGCGTGTAAGTCTTGGTTGGGGCAATAGCCTGACTCAGGTTGATGAATTTGTTGAAACTTTGAAAGCTGTTGTTGATAGACTTCGCAAGATTGAAGCGGAGTCAGAGGTGAAGCATGTCTAA
- the tsaE gene encoding tRNA (adenosine(37)-N6)-threonylcarbamoyltransferase complex ATPase subunit type 1 TsaE: MTNYKVVKQFHTKSPADLGMISLELLKLFKERSLLLLEGPVGAGKTELVKALSDCLGIQETASPSFAIHHHYENRDVSMDHVDLYRLESEDDLESTGFWDLFGAKKGLVVIEWSDRLNQDLLPLNWFKIRVTIEKLAAPSERNLTISVQV, encoded by the coding sequence ATGACGAACTACAAGGTCGTAAAGCAGTTTCATACGAAGTCGCCGGCGGACCTTGGCATGATCTCTTTGGAGCTTCTGAAGCTCTTTAAAGAGCGCAGCTTGTTGCTTTTAGAAGGACCTGTTGGTGCCGGGAAGACAGAGCTTGTAAAGGCTTTGTCGGACTGCTTAGGTATTCAGGAAACAGCCTCTCCGTCATTTGCAATTCATCATCATTATGAAAACCGTGATGTCTCAATGGATCATGTCGATCTTTATCGTCTTGAGAGTGAAGACGATCTAGAAAGTACGGGTTTTTGGGATCTTTTCGGAGCTAAAAAAGGCTTAGTCGTGATCGAATGGTCGGACCGTTTGAATCAGGATTTATTGCCGCTAAATTGGTTTAAAATCCGCGTGACGATTGAAAAGCTCGCGGCTCCGAGTGAAAGAAATCTTACGATCTCGGTGCAGGTTTAG
- a CDS encoding pyridoxine 5'-phosphate synthase: MKNKIRLGVNVDHVATLRQVRGGTTPYPSVLEMVKRSVKGGAEQITIHLREDRRHIQLHDLALLSKKCPVPLNLEMAATDDMVRLARKYKPEWVCLVPEKRAELTTEGGLNVVKGFKKMKPMVEKMQMRGIEISMFIEPSLEQVEASYNLGADAVEFHTGHWVLLKGAKKQKEWDRLVKAAHLAHAFGLGVHAGHGLDYHHTKLIKKLPYLREVNIGHSLICYALEEGLEKSVRKMSSILRG; encoded by the coding sequence ATGAAAAATAAAATCCGCCTTGGCGTGAATGTCGATCATGTCGCCACCCTTCGCCAGGTTCGTGGGGGAACGACTCCTTATCCGTCAGTGTTGGAAATGGTCAAAAGATCCGTGAAGGGGGGCGCTGAGCAAATCACGATCCACCTTCGCGAAGACCGTCGCCATATTCAATTGCATGATCTGGCTTTGCTCTCTAAAAAATGTCCTGTGCCTTTGAATCTTGAAATGGCAGCGACCGACGATATGGTTCGTTTAGCTCGTAAGTACAAGCCGGAATGGGTTTGCCTTGTGCCTGAAAAGCGCGCGGAGCTCACCACGGAGGGCGGTCTCAACGTGGTAAAAGGCTTTAAGAAAATGAAGCCCATGGTTGAAAAGATGCAAATGCGCGGGATTGAAATCTCGATGTTCATTGAGCCCTCCCTTGAGCAGGTTGAAGCAAGCTACAACCTTGGTGCTGATGCTGTGGAATTCCACACCGGTCACTGGGTGCTATTAAAGGGCGCGAAAAAACAAAAAGAGTGGGATCGTCTGGTGAAAGCCGCTCACTTGGCTCACGCATTTGGTTTGGGTGTTCATGCCGGTCACGGTTTGGATTATCATCACACAAAGCTCATCAAAAAATTGCCTTATCTTCGTGAAGTGAACATTGGTCATTCATTGATCTGCTACGCGCTTGAAGAAGGACTTGAAAAGTCTGTTCGCAAGATGAGCAGCATTCTCAGAGGGTAA